A stretch of the Glycine soja cultivar W05 chromosome 13, ASM419377v2, whole genome shotgun sequence genome encodes the following:
- the LOC114382820 gene encoding pyridoxal kinase-like, translating into MNVDAGVGCLSVEHCSMLLKPPFTLSHRFNFRFSCQTRIFRARNSRNSRMAPPILSLALPSNTGRVLSIQSHTVQGYVGNKSAVFPLQLLGYDVDPINSVQFSNHTGYPTFKGQVLNGQQLWDLIEGLEGNDLLFYTHLLTGYIGSESFLNTVLQVVNKLRSTNPGLTYVCDPVMGDEGKLYVPQELVSVYREKVVPVASVLTPNQFEAELLTGFRIQSEGHGREACRLLHAAGPSKVIITSINIDGILLLIGSHQKEKGEPPRQFRIVIPKIPAYFTGTGDLMTALLLGWSNKYPDNLEIAAELAVSSLQAVLHRTLSDYKSAGHDSESTSLEIRLIQSQDDIRTPQVKLKAEIYS; encoded by the exons ATGAATGTAGACGCAGGAGTTGGCTGCCTCAGCGTTGAACACTGTTCCATGCTGTTAAAGCCTCCGTTCACACTCTCACACCGATTCAATTTCAGATTTTCCTGTCAAACTCGCATTTTCCG GGCACGAAACTCGAGGAATTCGCGCATGGCGCCTCCCATCCTCTCCCTCGCTCTTCCCTCGAACACCGGTCGAGTTCTCAGCATTCAATCTCACACCGttcag GGGTATGTTGGTAATAAATCCGCTGTCTTCCCTCTGCAATTACTGGGATATGATGTGGATCCAATTAATTCTGTGCAGTTTTCGAATCATACAG GATACCCAACGTTTAAGGGTCAGGTTTTGAATGGACAGCAACTCTGGGATCTAATAGAAGGCCTTGAAGGAAATGATTTATTGTTCTATACTCACTTGTTaacag GTTATATTGGTTCAGAGTCTTTTCTAAACACTGTATTGCAAGTTGTCAACAAACTTCGGTCAACAAACCCAGGTCTTACATATG TATGTGATCCAGTGATGGGTGATGAAGGAAAGCTTTATGTTCCTCAAGAGCTAGTATCAGTCTATCGTGAGAAG GTTGTCCCAGTAGCTTCAGTGTTGACTCCCAACCAGTTTGAGGCAGAACTACTGACAGGCTTCAG GATTCAGTCTGAAGGACATGGGCGGGAGGCCTGTAGGCTTCTCCATGCAGCTGGGCCTTCAAAG GTCATAATTACAAGTATAAATATAGACGGGATTCTTCTCCTCATTGGCAgtcatcaaaaagaaaag GGAGAGCCTCCCAGACAATTTAGGATCGTGATTCCAAAAATACCAGCTTATTTTACG GGAACGGGAGATCTCATGACTGCACTTCTTCTTGGTTGGAGCAAT AAATACCCAGACAACCTTGAGATTGCTGCAGAACTTGCAGTGTCAAGCTTGCAg GCAGTTTTGCACAGGACACTTAGTGACTACAAAAGCGCTGGACATGATTCCGAGTCAACCAGTTTAGAGATTAGATTAATTCAAAGTCAGGATGATATTCGCACCCCACAAGTAAAACTTAAAGCTGAAATATACAGCTAA